CCACGCGGCAAAGTCGGTGACGCTGTTGCTGCCCACCACCAGCGTGCCGGTATTGGCACCGCCGGCACTGGCCACGAACGAACCGTTGCCGGTGGGGATATTCATGAACAGGCCCGAGCCCGGATCGCTGGTCGCCACCTGCAGGCCCGAGCCCACGGCCGAGCGCTGCTGCCCATCGTTGCCGCCATAGGTGACCGCACCATTGGCGCCCACCAGGAACGGTGCCTTGGTGGTGCTGGTACCGGCGAACAGCGCGTTGCCGTTGCTGTCGGTGGTATTGGCCAGTTGCACGAGCTGGTCGTGGATCTGGCTGAGCTGGCTGGCGATGCTCTTGCGGTCGCTGTCGGACAGCGTGCCGTTCACCGCCTGCAGCGCCAGCGTGCGCGCGGTGTCGAGCACGCTGTTCACCGAGCTGAGCGTGCTGGCTTCGGTGTTCAGCCGCGTGGTCGCCGAGTTGATGGTGTCCGAATACTGCGTGTTCGCCGCAATGACGTGGTTAAGGCTGACCACCTGTCCCGCGCCCGCCGGATCGTCCGAGGCGACATTGATGCGGTTGCCCGTGGACACCTCGTTCTGGGTCGCCGCCAGCGCCGTCTGCTGGCTGATCATGGTGTTGAGCGATTGCTGGTACATCCAACTCGTTGAGAGACGCATGGCTCTTTACCCGTGCAGCGCGGTGATCAAACTGCTGAAAATCGTCTGCGCGGTGGAGATCACCTGCGCGGAGGCCTGGTAAGCTTGCTGGTACTTGACCATGCTGGCCGCCTCTTCATCGAGGTTCACGCCCGACACGCTCTGCTGCGCGGACATGGCCTGGTTGTACAGGCTGGTTTGCGTGGTGAGGTTGCTTGCTGCCTGGCTGCCCACCGTGCCGATGCTGGTGGTGAGCGTGCCGTAGGAGTCGATCACCGACTGCGTGCCGCCATTCAGGATCTTGGTATCGGCCAGCCCCGCCAGCGCCAGTGCGTTGCTGGTGTCGTTGAGGCCATTGCTGTTCGCGCCGATGGTGAACTTGTCGTTCGCGGCCGGTGTGCCCGAAGGCGTCACGCTCCAGCCATTGGCGCTGATGGTCTGCCCCGCCGCATAACTGCCGCTGGCCAGTACGGTGCCCGCGTTATTCGTCACCTGGTAACTGTTGGCCGACGGGAAGCTGACGGTAGCGCCGCTGAGCAAGGCTGCGTTGGTGGGGTCGGTCACCGTCACGGCGCTGATGCTGCCGGTACCGGTATTGCTGGTGGCCGCGGTGGCGCTCAGTGCCGCGGCAGCAGCGATGCCGTTGGGATCGGTCATCACCAGCGTGAGGCCGCTGGCGGCCTGGCGCGTGGGCTGGATCTGAAAGCTGTCGCCCGCCTGCGCCGTGCCCGAAAGCGACAACGTCATGCCATCGGCGGAATAGGTGCCATCCGGGTTGGCCGTCATCGGCACGTTCTGCCCGGAAGTGGTCGCCAGGTTCCACTTGCTGCCGTCGTAACTCAGCGTGTAGTCGGAGCCGGTGAGCTGGGACACATTGCTGATGCTGGCCGAGACGCTCGCACTGCCCTTGTTGAGGTTGCTGGTCAGCACCGTCGGCGCGGGCACGCTGAACATCGGGCCGCCCTGTTTGCCGTTGAGGTCCAGGCCCTTGGCCTGCTGGGTGTTGACGCTGGTGGACAGCGCCACGGCGGCCTGGCCGAGCTGGTTCTGCACGCTGTCCAGCACGTTGCTGCGGTAGTCGAGCAACGCGCCCAGCGTGCCGCCGCTCAGCTTGCCGCTGACCACGGTGCCGGTGCTGTCGACCACCTCGGTGCGCGAGGCATCGTACTGGTTGGGGGCGGTCTGCAGGGCGAACGACTTGTCGCCGCTCACCAGCGCCTGTCCGCTGGAGCCGTACACGCTGATGGTGTTGTCGCTCTGCACAAAGGCGGAAACGCCCATGTAGCCCGACAGCGTCTGCACCAGGTTGTCGCGCTGGTCCAGCAGGTCGTTGGGTACGCTGTTGCCGGCCGCATGGATCTTACTGTTGATGCTCGCCAGGTTGCTCGCCACGGTGTTGATGCTGTTCACCGTGGTGCTGATCTGCGCGTTCACCTGGCTCAGCTGCGCGGTGAACTGCTGACTCAGCGTATTGAACACCGTGACCATCTGGCCCGCGCTGCCCAATAGCGACTGGCGGCTGGACGCCACGCCGGGCGTGTTCGCCACCGTGCTGAAACCGCCGTAGAAGCTGTCCAGCGCGCCCTGCAGGTTGCCGCTGGCACTGAGCGCGCTGTTCAGCGTGGTCGCCAGGTTGTTGGTCGAGGTGGCTCGCTGCATCCCCGAGTTGGCGGTCCACAGCGCCGAGGTCAGGAAGTCGCTGTAGGCACGCTGCACCGACTGCACGTCGACGCCGCTGCCGATGGTGAGCCCGCCGCCGCTCTGCGAGATCGCCTCGGTCTGCACCACCGTCTGCCGGCTATAGCCCGTCGTGTTGACGTTGCTGATGTTGTTGCCGACGGTGGTCAGCGCCACCTGTGCGGCATTGAGCCCTGAGGCGCCGATGCTGAGGAGATTAGACATGGGTCATTCCGGGACGTTTCACTCGGAGGGATTCGGCTGGCTGCCCACATTCTTGAGGGCGCCCTCCCTGATAGCGTCGAGTGCGTCACGCATCTGGGGGCTGTTGGCGATCGCGATGATCTTCTGGGCATAGGCCGGGTCGGTGGCATAGCCGCCGCTGACCAGGCCCTTGGCGAAGCCGACCACGTCCTCGCCATGGTTCAGTGCCCTGGCGTAACGCGGGTTGTCGGAAATGAGCTGGGCGTAGTCGTTGAACGACTGGCCCGGGTTGTCATAAGAGCGGAACTGCGCGTGCTTCTGCACCGGCACGCCACCTTCGAATTCCAGGGTCTTCACGCTCACCTTGTCGCCGTCCCAGCTGCTGCCGGCCTTCATGCCGAACAGGTTGTTGCTGGTGTTGCCATTGGAATGCGTGGGCAGGTGCTTGCCCCACTGCGTTTCCAGCGCCGCCTGCGCCAGTACGGCGCGCACGGACACGCCCAGCTTCTGGGCGGCCTGCTGGGCGTAGGGGGCCAGCTGCCTGACGAATTCCTCGGCATCCTTGGGCAGGAGCTTGAGCACCTTCTCGCCCGTGGATGTCACCGCGCTGGCCACCGAATGGAGCCGCTGCTGCCAGCCATCGCCGCTGGCGGCGTTGGCACTGGCGCCGGTGGCGCCGTCCGACGAGCCGCCCAGCGCACCACCGAGTTGCTTCACCAGCATCTGCGCGATGCCGATGCCATGGCCGCCCTGCGACAACTGCACGGACAGCTGCTGGTCGAACATGTCGCGCCACTGGTTGCCGGCGTCGCTGTCCATCAGGCCGTCGCCGCTGCTGGCATCGCGCATCGACTTCAGCATCATCTGCGTGAAGATCGACTCGAACTGCTTGGCCACCGCCGGCAACGCCGCCTTGGCATCGCTCTGCGCGGTTTGGCGCAGTGCCGAAAACCCGGACAGGTCGGTCCAGGTGTTCAGGCTTTTGGCGGCGTCCCCCGGGATAGCCATCAGATCACCACCAGCTCCGCATGGAGCGCGCCGGCCTGCTTGAGCGCCTGCAGGATGGAAATGAGGTCGGTCGGCGAGGCGCCCACCTGGTTCACCGCGCGCACGATGGTGTCGAGGTTGGTGCCCGGGCCGAACTTGAACATATGGGCGCCGTCTTCGCTGACCTGCACGTCACTCTGCGGCACCACCACCGTCTGGCCACCCTTGCTGAAGGGCCCGGGCTGGGATACCTGCGGGTTCTCGGAAATGGTCACCTGGATGGAACCGTGCGCCACGGCGGCCGGCGTCACGCGCACGTCCGCGCCGATCACCACGGTGCCGGTACGGGAGTTGACCACCACGCGCGCTGGCGCGTCGCCCGGCGTCACGTCGATATTCTGGATAGCGCCCATCCACGCCACCCGCTGGCTGGGATCCTGCGGGCCGCGCACGCTCACCGAGCCGCCGTCCATCGCATTGGCCGTGCCCGCGCCATAGGTGCGATTCACCGCCTCGGCGATGCGCGTGGCCGTGGTGAAGTCCGCCGTGTTGAGGTTGAGCACCAGGTCGCCGCCGTTGGAAAACGACGAGACCACCGCGCGTTCGACTGACGCACCGTTGGGAATGCGGCCGCTCGCGGAAATGTTCACCTGCACGCTGGAGCCGCTCTTGCCCGACGCGGTGATGCCGCCCACCACCACGCTGCCCTGCGCCATGGCATAGACGTTGCCGTCCGCACCGCGCAGCGGGGTCATCAGCAGCTCGCCGCCACGGATGCTCTTGGCGTTGCCGATGGAGGCCACGGTGACGTCGATGACCTGGCCGGGCTTGGCGAACGGCGGCAACTGCGCGGTCACCGTGACCGCCGCCGCGTTCTTCAGCTGTGGCCGCACATTGGCCGGTACCGTGATGCCGAACTGCACCAGCATGTTTTCCAGACTTTGCGTGGTGAACGGTGCCTGCGTGGTCTGGTCACCGCTACCGTCCAGGCCCACCACCAGGCCGTAACCGATCAGCTGGTTGCTGCGCACGCCACCGACCTGCACCAGGTCGCGGATCTTGTCCGCGTGCGCGGGCTGGTTCACCGAGAAACACGCGCACAGCACGATGGCCGCGGCGCTCAGGGCATGGGCCACGCGCTCGCGCGTGCGGACCAGCGCGGCATGGGTGACATGGCGACGGATGTTCATCAGTACGGCATCCACTTCGAGCTGAAGAAGCGCGACAGCCAGCCCTGCGTATTCGCATCGGCCAGTGCACCCTTGCCGGTGTAACCGATCTGCGCGTCGGCCACGCGCGTGGACGGCACGCTGTTGTCCTGCAGGATGTCCTGCGGACGCACGATGCCGGCGATACGGATCTGTTCCTGCCCCTGGTTGATGGTGACCATCTTCTCGCCACGCACCATCAGGTTGCCGTTGGAAAGACGCTGCGCCACCGTCACCGTGATCGATCCGGAGAGCTGGTTGCTTTGGCTGCTGTCGCCGCTGCCGTCGAACGCGCGGTTGGCATTGAGGCTGCTGTCCGCCGTCTTGCCGCCGACCTTGAGCGCATGACCAAGAATGGTCGGCGAGGAGATGGTGCTTGCGTCCTTCTTGCTCGTGTTGGTGGTGGCCTTCTTGGACGCCTGCGTGCTTTCCACCAGCGTGATGGTGAGGATGTCGCCCACACGGTGCGCACGCGCGTCGTTGAACAGCTCCATGCCCTGGTCGGCGTGGTAGATCGAGCCGTCGGTCGGCGGCGCAGCGCTCTGCTCCGCCGGCATGGTGGCCGCCCACTGGTGATCGTCGTGCGTCGGCTGCATGCCGCAGCCCGACAGCATGGCCAGAGCCAGCACGACGCCGATGCGAGGAAGGGAACGGAAGGACGACATGGCGGTTCTCACATCTTGTCGGTCAAGTCTTGCAGCATCTGGTCGGTGCTGCTGATCGCCTTGGAATTCATCTCGTAGGTGCGCTGCGTCTCGATCATGTTGACCATCTCGGCCACCACGTTGACGTTGGAGGATTCGAGCGAACCCTGCAGCAGCGACCCCATGCCGTTGAGTGCGGGCTGGCCGGTTTGCGGCGCACCGCTGGAGGCGGTTTCCTGATAAAGGTTCTGGCCCATCGGCTGGAGGCCGGCGGGGTTGATGAAGTCCGCCAGTTGCAGCGTGCCCAGCGT
This genomic interval from Dyella japonica A8 contains the following:
- the flgK gene encoding flagellar hook-associated protein FlgK, translated to MSNLLSIGASGLNAAQVALTTVGNNISNVNTTGYSRQTVVQTEAISQSGGGLTIGSGVDVQSVQRAYSDFLTSALWTANSGMQRATSTNNLATTLNSALSASGNLQGALDSFYGGFSTVANTPGVASSRQSLLGSAGQMVTVFNTLSQQFTAQLSQVNAQISTTVNSINTVASNLASINSKIHAAGNSVPNDLLDQRDNLVQTLSGYMGVSAFVQSDNTISVYGSSGQALVSGDKSFALQTAPNQYDASRTEVVDSTGTVVSGKLSGGTLGALLDYRSNVLDSVQNQLGQAAVALSTSVNTQQAKGLDLNGKQGGPMFSVPAPTVLTSNLNKGSASVSASISNVSQLTGSDYTLSYDGSKWNLATTSGQNVPMTANPDGTYSADGMTLSLSGTAQAGDSFQIQPTRQAASGLTLVMTDPNGIAAAAALSATAATSNTGTGSISAVTVTDPTNAALLSGATVSFPSANSYQVTNNAGTVLASGSYAAGQTISANGWSVTPSGTPAANDKFTIGANSNGLNDTSNALALAGLADTKILNGGTQSVIDSYGTLTTSIGTVGSQAASNLTTQTSLYNQAMSAQQSVSGVNLDEEAASMVKYQQAYQASAQVISTAQTIFSSLITALHG
- a CDS encoding flagellar basal body P-ring protein FlgI, which produces MNIRRHVTHAALVRTRERVAHALSAAAIVLCACFSVNQPAHADKIRDLVQVGGVRSNQLIGYGLVVGLDGSGDQTTQAPFTTQSLENMLVQFGITVPANVRPQLKNAAAVTVTAQLPPFAKPGQVIDVTVASIGNAKSIRGGELLMTPLRGADGNVYAMAQGSVVVGGITASGKSGSSVQVNISASGRIPNGASVERAVVSSFSNGGDLVLNLNTADFTTATRIAEAVNRTYGAGTANAMDGGSVSVRGPQDPSQRVAWMGAIQNIDVTPGDAPARVVVNSRTGTVVIGADVRVTPAAVAHGSIQVTISENPQVSQPGPFSKGGQTVVVPQSDVQVSEDGAHMFKFGPGTNLDTIVRAVNQVGASPTDLISILQALKQAGALHAELVVI
- the flgL gene encoding flagellar hook-associated protein FlgL; amino-acid sequence: MRLSTSWMYQQSLNTMISQQTALAATQNEVSTGNRINVASDDPAGAGQVVSLNHVIAANTQYSDTINSATTRLNTEASTLSSVNSVLDTARTLALQAVNGTLSDSDRKSIASQLSQIHDQLVQLANTTDSNGNALFAGTSTTKAPFLVGANGAVTYGGNDGQQRSAVGSGLQVATSDPGSGLFMNIPTGNGSFVASAGGANTGTLVVGSNSVTDFAAWNSGKAASGGGYTITFGAGGTWTAADAKGNPVLDSSGNPVGGTYSDGGSISFNGMTISMSGTPAAGDTVSVGTGGQQDIFSTLNNMISALQGGGSDTQLTNVMSRQIESIDQAQSSISSVQVSIGGRLNTVQQQQSVYQDLNVTYQSALSDVQGADAYTAISKLSLQQTALQASQQMFAQVKSMSLFNYLK
- the flgJ gene encoding flagellar assembly peptidoglycan hydrolase FlgJ, encoding MAIPGDAAKSLNTWTDLSGFSALRQTAQSDAKAALPAVAKQFESIFTQMMLKSMRDASSGDGLMDSDAGNQWRDMFDQQLSVQLSQGGHGIGIAQMLVKQLGGALGGSSDGATGASANAASGDGWQQRLHSVASAVTSTGEKVLKLLPKDAEEFVRQLAPYAQQAAQKLGVSVRAVLAQAALETQWGKHLPTHSNGNTSNNLFGMKAGSSWDGDKVSVKTLEFEGGVPVQKHAQFRSYDNPGQSFNDYAQLISDNPRYARALNHGEDVVGFAKGLVSGGYATDPAYAQKIIAIANSPQMRDALDAIREGALKNVGSQPNPSE
- the flgH gene encoding flagellar basal body L-ring protein FlgH, producing the protein MSSFRSLPRIGVVLALAMLSGCGMQPTHDDHQWAATMPAEQSAAPPTDGSIYHADQGMELFNDARAHRVGDILTITLVESTQASKKATTNTSKKDASTISSPTILGHALKVGGKTADSSLNANRAFDGSGDSSQSNQLSGSITVTVAQRLSNGNLMVRGEKMVTINQGQEQIRIAGIVRPQDILQDNSVPSTRVADAQIGYTGKGALADANTQGWLSRFFSSKWMPY